From Methanoculleus oceani, a single genomic window includes:
- a CDS encoding HEAT repeat domain-containing protein, which produces MQKTIERKEGEGEDTAQVRELMHAMLNADTYTSLQAVSALGTIGAPAVGPLVQALLSVDSDARWTVAMALARAGAEAVEPLVGVVLVADDEIKNPAIWALAEIGDHRAVDPLVGTLRTSRSECCRALTAAALLKLGDPAGIAEVRKVFEQSGEGFAGLAMEAYEGT; this is translated from the coding sequence ATGCAGAAGACAATCGAGAGGAAGGAAGGAGAGGGGGAAGATACGGCACAGGTCCGGGAGCTGATGCACGCCATGCTCAACGCCGACACCTACACCAGCCTGCAGGCTGTCAGCGCCCTCGGGACCATCGGAGCGCCGGCGGTCGGGCCGCTGGTGCAGGCCCTGCTCAGCGTCGACAGTGACGCACGCTGGACCGTGGCGATGGCACTCGCCCGGGCCGGGGCTGAAGCGGTGGAGCCGCTCGTCGGGGTCGTGCTCGTTGCGGACGACGAGATCAAAAATCCGGCGATCTGGGCGCTCGCAGAGATCGGCGACCACCGTGCGGTCGACCCGCTGGTCGGCACCCTCCGGACCAGCCGGTCCGAATGCTGCCGGGCCCTGACCGCCGCGGCCCTGCTGAAACTGGGCGATCCTGCCGGCATCGCCGAGGTTCGGAAGGTGTTCGAGCAGTCGGGCGAGGGGTTCGCGGGCCTTGCCATGGAGGCCTACGAGGGGACGTAA
- a CDS encoding GNAT family N-acetyltransferase produces MAPHPVAIRPEAREDYPAVHDLIRRAFGREGEARLVEALRKSPGFIPDLSLVAETDGRVVGHILFSPVRTIEDGTVLALAPVAVDPSFQRQGIGSALVFQGLAECRRLGYGVVIVVGHPGYYPRFGFVPAREKGFAAPFPVPDEAFMMLELRPGAAETVGGLVLYPPVFELCDEN; encoded by the coding sequence ATGGCGCCCCATCCGGTAGCGATCCGGCCTGAAGCGAGAGAGGATTACCCGGCGGTCCATGACCTGATCCGGCGTGCGTTCGGGCGTGAAGGCGAGGCCCGGCTGGTCGAAGCCCTCCGGAAGTCACCAGGATTCATTCCCGATCTCTCCCTGGTCGCGGAGACGGACGGCCGGGTCGTCGGCCATATCCTCTTCTCCCCCGTGAGAACGATCGAAGACGGCACGGTGCTCGCTCTCGCCCCGGTGGCGGTGGATCCGTCCTTTCAGCGGCAGGGGATCGGTTCCGCGCTCGTCTTCCAGGGACTCGCCGAATGCCGGCGGCTCGGCTACGGCGTCGTCATAGTCGTCGGGCACCCCGGTTACTACCCCCGATTCGGGTTCGTCCCGGCACGCGAGAAAGGCTTTGCAGCGCCCTTCCCGGTCCCGGACGAGGCGTTCATGATGCTCGAACTCCGGCCCGGGGCCGCCGAGACCGTCGGGGGACTCGTCCTCTATCCGCCTGTGTTCGAGCTCTGCGACGAGAACTGA
- the glgP gene encoding alpha-glucan family phosphorylase — protein sequence MKTEIPYDRFAHVPERIFGLVDLAYNLWWSWHSSASVLFKMLNRAEWKMSRHNPVRMLLDTPPRFFERAAANPEYLRRYDIIMHRFKEYMVPGTSWFAQHYPGRAPLTIAYLSSEFGLHHSLPLYAGGLGILAGDHVKSSSDLGVPTVAVGFMYAEGYLHQHIEGDGWQKNVAEILDRDAAPVLRVIGDDGKQLVVQVPLIEPPIYVAVWKVQVGRVPLYLLDTHIDENLPENRSISHRLYLKELECRLRQELVLGIGGRKVLHALGVDYSAMHLNEGHSAFAILERLRERLASGMPREEALERVRGTSVFTTHTPVPAAHDVFPEDLMAKYFRNYCSSLGLTWDEFMALGDDPHNPGAGFNMTAFALRMSRFHNGVSQKHGEVAREMWQPLWPDLTPREVPIDAITNGVHVPTWLNHRIEGLFDRYMDPVHPNWREDYDNPILWEVVDEIPDEELWREHQWLKMKLFARIRDRKRRKWANLREEPANLAAEGLMLDTSALTIGFARRFAEYKRADLIFEDLDRLDRIVNNRWRPVQFIFAGKAHPADEPGKRILQKIYQYCQDPRFGGRIAFVEDYGEQIARYMVHGVDVWMNTPVPLMEASGTSGMKAGMNGVLNLSVLDGWWIEGYNGRNGWGFEGRAPYAGENRADAEVLYDLIENEISPLYYSRTMDDVPHRWVRMMKESMKSITPQYCSHRMLKEYVTRYYPSVCMYAAGPARQLAGVEGVCPTGPEPGVR from the coding sequence ATGAAGACGGAGATACCCTACGACCGGTTCGCCCACGTCCCGGAACGGATCTTCGGGCTGGTCGACCTCGCGTACAACCTCTGGTGGAGCTGGCACTCCTCGGCGAGCGTGCTCTTCAAGATGCTGAACCGGGCGGAGTGGAAGATGAGCCGCCATAACCCGGTCAGGATGCTTCTCGATACCCCGCCCCGGTTCTTCGAGCGGGCGGCAGCGAATCCGGAGTACCTCCGCCGTTACGATATCATCATGCACCGGTTCAAGGAGTATATGGTGCCGGGGACGAGCTGGTTTGCGCAGCACTATCCCGGACGGGCGCCGCTGACGATCGCCTACCTCTCAAGCGAGTTCGGGCTGCACCACTCGCTCCCGCTCTACGCGGGGGGGCTCGGGATCCTCGCGGGCGACCACGTCAAGTCGTCGAGCGACCTCGGCGTGCCGACGGTCGCCGTCGGGTTCATGTACGCCGAAGGCTATCTCCACCAGCATATCGAGGGGGACGGGTGGCAGAAGAACGTCGCGGAGATCCTGGATCGCGACGCCGCCCCGGTTCTCCGGGTGATCGGCGACGACGGGAAGCAGCTTGTGGTGCAGGTCCCCCTGATCGAGCCGCCCATCTATGTCGCGGTCTGGAAGGTGCAGGTGGGACGGGTCCCCCTCTACCTCCTCGACACCCATATCGACGAGAACCTCCCCGAGAACCGGAGCATCTCCCATCGCCTTTACTTAAAGGAGCTCGAGTGCCGGCTCCGGCAGGAACTGGTGCTCGGTATCGGCGGGAGGAAGGTCCTCCATGCCCTGGGCGTGGACTACTCGGCGATGCACTTGAACGAGGGCCATTCTGCGTTTGCCATCCTCGAGCGGCTTCGTGAGCGGCTCGCGTCCGGAATGCCGCGTGAAGAGGCGCTCGAGCGGGTCAGGGGCACCTCGGTCTTCACCACCCATACTCCCGTTCCGGCCGCCCACGACGTCTTCCCAGAAGACCTGATGGCGAAGTATTTCCGCAATTACTGCTCGTCGCTCGGGCTTACCTGGGACGAGTTCATGGCGCTCGGAGATGACCCGCATAACCCGGGCGCCGGGTTCAACATGACCGCCTTTGCGCTCAGGATGAGCCGTTTCCACAACGGAGTCTCCCAGAAGCACGGCGAGGTCGCCCGGGAGATGTGGCAGCCCCTCTGGCCCGACCTCACTCCCCGGGAGGTGCCGATCGACGCCATCACGAACGGCGTTCACGTGCCGACCTGGCTGAACCACCGGATCGAGGGGCTTTTCGACCGGTACATGGACCCGGTCCACCCGAACTGGCGGGAGGACTACGATAACCCGATCCTCTGGGAGGTGGTCGACGAGATCCCGGACGAAGAACTCTGGCGCGAGCATCAGTGGCTGAAGATGAAACTCTTTGCCCGGATCCGGGATCGAAAACGCCGCAAATGGGCGAATCTGCGCGAAGAGCCCGCGAATCTCGCGGCCGAAGGGCTCATGCTCGATACCTCGGCGCTGACGATCGGGTTTGCCCGGCGGTTCGCCGAGTACAAGCGGGCGGACCTCATCTTCGAGGACCTGGACCGGCTTGACCGGATCGTGAACAACCGCTGGAGGCCGGTGCAGTTCATCTTCGCCGGGAAGGCCCACCCGGCCGACGAGCCGGGCAAGCGTATCCTGCAGAAGATCTACCAGTACTGCCAGGACCCCCGGTTCGGGGGCCGGATCGCATTTGTCGAGGATTACGGCGAGCAAATTGCACGCTACATGGTACATGGGGTGGATGTCTGGATGAACACCCCTGTCCCGCTCATGGAGGCGAGCGGCACGAGCGGTATGAAGGCGGGGATGAACGGGGTACTGAACCTCTCGGTTCTCGACGGGTGGTGGATCGAGGGTTACAACGGAAGGAACGGCTGGGGCTTCGAGGGCCGCGCACCCTATGCGGGAGAGAACCGGGCGGACGCAGAGGTGCTCTACGATCTCATCGAGAACGAGATCTCGCCGCTTTACTACTCGCGGACGATGGACGACGTCCCGCACAGGTGGGTCCGGATGATGAAGGAGTCGATGAAGAGCATCACCCCGCAGTACTGCTCCCACCGGATGCTCAAGGAATATGTCACCAGGTATTATCCTTCGGTCTGCATGTATGCGGCCGGGCCGGCAAGGCAGCTGGCCGGCGTCGAGGGCGTCTGCCCCACAGGCCCCGAGCCTGGAGTGAGGTGA
- a CDS encoding 2TM domain-containing protein: MDEQNSYARAKRRVEEIRGFYMHLAVYIAVNLLLFTINMVSSPGALWFYWVTIFWGVGVFFHALQVFGRDRFLGRDWEEKKIREYMEREERR, from the coding sequence ATGGACGAACAGAACAGTTATGCTCGTGCGAAGAGGCGGGTCGAGGAGATCCGGGGGTTCTACATGCACCTTGCGGTCTACATCGCCGTCAACCTCCTCCTCTTCACGATCAACATGGTTTCCAGCCCCGGGGCGCTCTGGTTCTACTGGGTAACCATCTTCTGGGGGGTGGGCGTGTTCTTCCACGCGCTCCAGGTCTTCGGCAGGGACCGGTTCCTCGGGAGAGACTGGGAGGAGAAAAAGATCCGGGAGTACATGGAGCGTGAAGAGCGGCGGTGA
- a CDS encoding ABC transporter ATP-binding protein — MIEANDLTKDYGNVTAVNRVSFSVAEGELFGLLGPNGSGKTTMIRMLTGQVRPTSGSARVMGLDAAKDPIGVRGLVGIIPEQETPPSFLTAEEYLRFVASIRNLDSVDERCDRWFDLLEFGDKKDVLCKDLSRGTRQKLMFAQAFLHEPELALIDEPLINLDPIMQRTVKDFLQEYVRDGGTVFFSTHILEIAEEICDRIGIIHNGRLLHAGRVEDLVGSDRHLEPFFLDLVKGDAGA; from the coding sequence ATGATCGAGGCGAACGACCTCACGAAAGACTACGGTAATGTTACTGCGGTGAACAGGGTATCGTTCTCCGTCGCGGAAGGGGAACTTTTCGGCCTGCTCGGGCCGAACGGCTCGGGCAAGACGACGATGATCCGGATGCTGACCGGGCAGGTCCGGCCGACCTCCGGGTCGGCCCGGGTGATGGGGCTCGATGCGGCGAAAGACCCCATCGGGGTCCGTGGACTCGTCGGGATCATCCCCGAACAGGAGACGCCGCCGAGTTTCCTCACCGCGGAGGAGTACCTCCGCTTCGTGGCCAGCATCCGCAACCTCGATTCGGTGGACGAGCGGTGCGACCGCTGGTTCGACCTGCTGGAGTTCGGGGACAAAAAGGACGTCCTCTGCAAGGACCTCTCGCGGGGCACCCGGCAGAAACTGATGTTTGCGCAGGCGTTCCTCCACGAACCAGAGCTCGCCCTCATCGACGAGCCGCTGATCAACCTGGACCCCATCATGCAGCGGACAGTGAAGGACTTCCTGCAGGAATACGTCCGTGACGGCGGGACCGTCTTCTTCTCCACCCATATCCTCGAGATCGCCGAAGAGATCTGCGACCGGATCGGGATCATCCACAACGGCAGGCTCCTTCACGCCGGTCGGGTCGAAGACCTCGTCGGGTCGGACAGGCACCTTGAGCCCTTCTTCCTCGACCTGGTCAAGGGTGATGCCGGTGCCTGA
- a CDS encoding dual specificity protein phosphatase family protein: MIEIYQNLYIGTQEDYEVAVEAHETWCVVHACRNPYHCLAVTYSPLGTVPPDHPEHLVARRGNRLMLNLVDSRDPADVPKEAIDAALRFIHRCLSEGRPVLVHCGFGVSRSAAIGLLYLAAYTDVLPTESLADAEAAYRRIYPPYRPGRGIRGFIEAHWDEYARKRVTA, encoded by the coding sequence ATGATCGAGATCTACCAGAACCTGTATATCGGGACGCAGGAGGACTACGAGGTCGCGGTAGAGGCCCACGAGACCTGGTGCGTGGTGCACGCCTGCCGGAACCCCTACCACTGCCTGGCGGTTACCTACTCGCCCCTCGGCACGGTGCCCCCGGATCACCCCGAGCATCTGGTCGCCCGGCGGGGGAACCGGCTGATGCTCAACCTGGTCGACTCGAGGGATCCCGCCGATGTCCCGAAAGAGGCGATCGATGCCGCCCTGCGCTTCATCCACCGGTGTCTTTCGGAGGGCCGGCCGGTGCTGGTCCACTGCGGCTTCGGGGTCTCCCGGTCGGCGGCGATCGGGCTCCTCTACCTTGCGGCCTACACCGACGTCCTGCCGACGGAGAGCCTTGCCGACGCCGAGGCGGCCTACCGCCGGATATACCCGCCGTACAGGCCGGGCCGGGGGATCCGGGGCTTCATCGAGGCGCACTGGGACGAGTACGCGAGGAAGCGGGTCACGGCGTGA
- a CDS encoding ROK family protein, giving the protein MTTVIAVDLGGTNLRAALVDSDATVLAHDAVPTPATGPSGEVITAAIVARIEALLASPQGREAAAIGVASAGPLDLGRGWVVDSPNIAFPVVEVVEPLRERFGLEVALINDARAGVLGERWAGAARGSDNVVYVTLSTGIGGGAVVNGRLLLGVNGNAGEIGHIPVDTRYNLVCGCGFAGHWEAYASAKNVPRFFAAWREAADVRQVAFDAGSTRAIFEAARAEDPVALAFMGTLGEVNARGVSAVIVAYNPEVIVLDGPLALYYGDVVIRHMEPCIDRYLALPRLVVSDLAGQAPLLGAAAYALETR; this is encoded by the coding sequence ATGACCACCGTGATTGCCGTTGACCTCGGCGGGACCAACCTCCGCGCTGCCCTGGTAGATTCCGACGCGACCGTACTCGCCCACGACGCCGTCCCGACGCCGGCCACGGGGCCTTCCGGGGAGGTGATCACCGCGGCGATCGTCGCCCGGATCGAGGCCCTCCTCGCGTCGCCGCAAGGACGGGAGGCCGCGGCCATCGGCGTCGCGTCGGCCGGACCCCTGGATCTCGGCCGCGGGTGGGTCGTCGACTCACCGAACATCGCTTTCCCGGTCGTGGAGGTCGTCGAGCCGCTCCGGGAGCGGTTCGGCCTTGAGGTCGCCCTGATCAACGACGCCCGGGCGGGCGTTCTCGGCGAGCGGTGGGCGGGCGCCGCCCGCGGCTCCGATAACGTCGTCTATGTCACCCTCTCGACCGGCATCGGCGGCGGAGCGGTGGTGAACGGCCGCCTGCTGCTCGGAGTGAACGGGAATGCCGGGGAGATCGGGCACATCCCCGTCGATACCCGTTACAACCTCGTCTGCGGATGCGGGTTTGCCGGCCACTGGGAGGCCTACGCCTCTGCAAAGAACGTCCCCCGCTTCTTCGCGGCGTGGCGGGAGGCGGCCGACGTCCGGCAGGTAGCGTTCGACGCCGGCTCCACCAGGGCGATCTTCGAGGCGGCCCGGGCGGAGGACCCGGTCGCCCTCGCCTTCATGGGGACGCTCGGGGAAGTGAACGCCCGGGGGGTCTCGGCGGTCATCGTCGCCTACAACCCCGAGGTGATCGTGCTCGACGGGCCGCTCGCCCTCTACTACGGAGATGTCGTGATCCGGCACATGGAGCCCTGCATCGACCGCTACCTCGCCCTCCCCCGGCTTGTCGTCTCCGACCTTGCAGGACAGGCGCCGCTCCTCGGGGCGGCGGCGTACGCGCTCGAGACACGGTGA
- a CDS encoding KTSC domain-containing protein, whose protein sequence is MSQQSAGRAGVRSVGYDPTTKALLVICSTGDAYRYAGVTKEVYNGLLAAASREQFVRDSIEGRYPREKYPCLAVGEDV, encoded by the coding sequence ATGTCTCAACAGTCAGCCGGACGCGCAGGCGTCAGGTCCGTCGGCTATGATCCGACAACGAAGGCGCTTCTCGTCATCTGCTCGACCGGGGACGCCTACCGCTATGCCGGCGTCACAAAAGAGGTCTACAACGGTCTCCTCGCGGCCGCATCGAGGGAACAGTTCGTCCGCGATTCCATAGAGGGCAGGTATCCCCGGGAGAAGTATCCCTGCCTGGCGGTGGGGGAGGACGTCTGA
- a CDS encoding KTSC domain-containing protein, which yields MQRQTVESTNIKSIGYDPEDEVLEVEFHSGGVYHYVGVPPAVYEGMLAARSKGRYFGEFIRLRYPYEKVR from the coding sequence ATGCAACGCCAGACCGTCGAGTCCACCAACATCAAATCCATCGGCTACGACCCGGAAGACGAGGTCCTGGAGGTCGAGTTCCACAGCGGCGGTGTCTACCACTACGTCGGCGTGCCGCCCGCGGTCTACGAAGGAATGCTCGCGGCCCGGTCGAAGGGCCGCTACTTCGGGGAGTTCATCCGGCTGCGCTACCCCTACGAGAAGGTCCGGTGA